The proteins below come from a single Oscillatoria salina IIICB1 genomic window:
- the urtD gene encoding urea ABC transporter ATP-binding protein UrtD, with protein MGEQILKTENVTVSFDGFKAINNLNFSMDTGELRVVIGPNGAGKTTFLDIITGKVQPTEGQVLFKGQNLRRLSEHKIARLGIGRKFQTPRVYLNLTVRENLDLISNRQKNVFQTLFGSAAAAEKRSVAGLLETIGLETKAEIKAQYLSHGEKQRLEIGMLVAQSPDLLLVDEPVAGLTDEETENVGNLLLALAESHSIIVIEHDMEFVRQIARKVTVLHQGSVLCEGNMDEVQNDPRVIEVYLGESPEDGHN; from the coding sequence ATGGGCGAACAAATTCTCAAAACCGAAAATGTAACTGTCAGTTTTGACGGTTTCAAAGCGATAAATAACCTTAACTTCAGTATGGATACTGGCGAATTACGAGTAGTTATCGGTCCAAATGGTGCAGGAAAAACTACCTTTTTAGACATCATTACAGGAAAAGTACAGCCAACCGAAGGACAAGTATTATTTAAAGGGCAAAATTTACGCCGTTTATCAGAACACAAAATTGCTCGTTTGGGAATTGGGCGTAAATTTCAAACACCGCGAGTTTATCTTAATCTGACAGTAAGAGAAAATTTGGATTTGATTTCTAATCGCCAAAAAAATGTTTTCCAAACTTTATTTGGTAGCGCTGCTGCTGCGGAAAAGCGTAGTGTAGCAGGTTTATTAGAAACAATTGGTTTAGAAACAAAAGCGGAGATTAAAGCACAATATTTGTCTCATGGTGAAAAGCAACGTTTAGAAATTGGAATGTTAGTCGCGCAATCGCCGGATTTATTATTAGTAGATGAACCTGTGGCTGGTTTGACTGACGAAGAAACTGAAAATGTCGGTAATTTGCTGTTAGCTTTGGCGGAAAGTCATTCAATTATTGTAATCGAACATGATATGGAATTTGTGCGGCAAATTGCGCGAAAAGTTACGGTTTTGCATCAGGGTTCGGTTTTGTGCGAAGGAAATATGGATGAGGTACAAAACGATCCTCGTGTGATTGAAGTTTATTTGGGAGAGTCACCAGAAGATGGTCATAACTAA
- the urtE gene encoding urea ABC transporter ATP-binding subunit UrtE — MLQISGLNVYYGESHILRDVDLSVPKGKMVCLIGRNGVGKTTLLKSIIGLLKPRIGIIDFAGIPINSLSPDRRARLGIGYVPQGRDIIPRVTVKENLLLGLEARRDRVKSEIPDEIFELFPVLKTMLSRMGGDLSGGQQQQLAIARALMGKPQLLLLDEPTEGIQPSIILEIEAAVKRIIAATGISVLLVEQHLHFVRQADKYYAMQKGGIVASGDTSELSQEVIQRFLAV, encoded by the coding sequence ATGTTACAAATTAGTGGCTTAAATGTTTATTATGGCGAGAGTCACATTTTGCGAGATGTTGATTTAAGCGTTCCAAAAGGAAAAATGGTTTGCTTAATTGGACGCAATGGTGTGGGGAAAACTACTTTGTTGAAAAGTATTATTGGGTTGCTCAAACCGCGAATTGGAATTATTGATTTTGCAGGTATTCCTATTAATAGTTTATCGCCCGATCGCCGTGCGAGATTGGGTATTGGTTATGTACCCCAAGGACGAGATATTATTCCGCGTGTGACGGTGAAGGAGAATTTATTGCTGGGTTTAGAAGCGAGACGCGATCGCGTGAAATCAGAAATTCCTGATGAGATTTTTGAGTTGTTTCCGGTATTGAAAACGATGTTATCTCGCATGGGAGGCGATTTGAGTGGGGGACAACAACAACAATTGGCGATCGCGCGGGCTTTGATGGGAAAACCGCAATTACTTCTGCTTGATGAACCTACCGAGGGGATTCAACCTTCAATTATTCTCGAAATTGAAGCGGCTGTGAAGCGAATTATTGCGGCTACCGGAATTTCGGTTTTATTAGTCGAACAACACCTACATTTTGTCCGCCAAGCTGATAAATATTACGCAATGCAAAAAGGTGGAATTGTTGCTTCTGGCGATACTAGCGAATTATCTCAAGAAGTAATTCAAAGATTTTTGGCTGTTTAG
- a CDS encoding type II toxin-antitoxin system PemK/MazF family toxin, which yields MVNFDPSIASEIRKTRPALVISGTVFNTQRTKVTVLPFTSVKVSDRRLSPAVVKVPSSTQNNLSVDSLLVCVEPMTFDKVRLVKYLGELESELLQQVQNILRQYLSLE from the coding sequence GTGGTAAATTTTGACCCATCTATAGCTAGTGAAATTCGCAAAACTCGTCCAGCTTTAGTTATTTCTGGTACTGTATTTAATACTCAACGCACGAAGGTAACAGTATTGCCTTTTACGTCTGTAAAAGTTAGCGATCGCCGCCTGTCACCTGCGGTAGTCAAAGTACCCTCATCAACGCAAAATAATTTGTCCGTTGATAGTTTATTAGTATGCGTGGAACCGATGACTTTTGATAAAGTGCGTTTAGTGAAATATTTAGGTGAACTTGAATCCGAATTATTACAGCAAGTTCAAAATATTTTACGTCAATACTTAAGCTTGGAATAG
- a CDS encoding cation:proton antiporter, which yields MLTSAILILLLGYFSGQLVRRFGAPPLIGMILAGILLGREVGDLLASQVYELADDLRTFAVMVILMRAGLGLDREKLVQQGSVAIRLGLLPAMTEAVVVAIAAIFLFNFDFLTGLLLGCVVGAESPAVIVPGMLRLKSLGWGVTKGIPDVILTGSALSDVLILLLFSLLLNFLSQSNFDSNALQLLPIQVAIQIIFGIIIGYLAARLLDWLLQQKTWAQNVVQEVLIAACLALFLVIFAEILPYFSGYLATMALGFFLIELDAPLARRLRLGFNTLWVIAEIVLFVLLGASVQLKVLENVLLPGLLLLTIGLICGRSIGWYLSTLGSNWNWRERLFLLPGNSAKATVQAAIGAIPLSLGIAGGEIILAIAALSILTTAPLGAWAIPTFAPKLLAKGEVDPTKVTVTARTLLLTAVDTSPLAEKVLKKAADLARKSNGEAIILHVISSSNDLEIEQLKKQTKRLLADIHHQFITVNGSVAETIVSTAEEYQVTDIIMGKRGHQPWEKVLVGSVSQAVLETSSIPVILVENKVCSVN from the coding sequence ATGCTAACAAGCGCAATCTTAATTTTACTACTAGGCTATTTTAGCGGTCAGTTGGTGCGCCGTTTCGGTGCGCCACCCTTGATTGGGATGATTTTAGCTGGTATTCTCTTAGGACGAGAAGTTGGAGATTTACTCGCTTCCCAAGTTTATGAATTAGCTGATGATTTGCGTACCTTTGCGGTAATGGTAATCTTGATGCGGGCTGGTTTGGGCTTGGATCGCGAAAAGCTAGTTCAGCAGGGAAGTGTGGCGATTCGCTTAGGTTTGCTTCCGGCAATGACTGAAGCTGTGGTTGTGGCGATCGCGGCTATCTTCCTCTTCAATTTTGATTTTCTCACAGGTTTGCTCCTTGGTTGCGTCGTGGGTGCAGAATCTCCTGCGGTTATCGTCCCCGGAATGTTGCGTCTGAAAAGTTTAGGTTGGGGTGTAACTAAAGGAATTCCTGATGTTATTCTCACCGGAAGTGCTTTATCTGATGTCTTAATTCTGCTACTTTTTAGTTTATTACTCAATTTTTTATCTCAGTCAAATTTTGACAGCAACGCCTTACAATTATTACCAATTCAAGTAGCAATTCAAATAATTTTTGGGATCATAATTGGTTATTTAGCCGCCCGTTTACTTGACTGGCTTTTGCAGCAAAAAACTTGGGCGCAAAATGTAGTCCAAGAAGTTTTAATTGCTGCTTGTTTAGCCTTGTTTCTCGTTATTTTTGCCGAAATTTTACCTTACTTTTCTGGCTATTTAGCAACAATGGCGCTAGGATTTTTTCTCATAGAATTAGATGCGCCTTTAGCCCGCAGATTACGCTTGGGCTTCAACACTCTCTGGGTAATTGCGGAAATTGTTTTGTTTGTTTTACTCGGCGCAAGTGTACAACTAAAAGTCTTAGAAAATGTGCTATTACCAGGCTTATTGCTGTTGACAATTGGCTTAATTTGTGGTAGAAGTATTGGCTGGTATCTCTCCACATTAGGAAGTAATTGGAATTGGCGAGAACGACTATTTTTACTACCAGGAAATTCCGCCAAAGCCACAGTACAAGCGGCAATTGGGGCAATTCCCTTAAGTTTAGGAATCGCAGGAGGAGAGATAATTTTAGCGATCGCCGCCCTTTCTATTTTAACCACAGCCCCGTTAGGTGCTTGGGCAATTCCCACTTTTGCACCCAAATTATTAGCCAAAGGTGAAGTCGATCCCACCAAAGTTACTGTCACAGCCCGAACATTATTACTAACTGCCGTCGATACTTCTCCTTTAGCTGAAAAAGTATTAAAAAAAGCAGCAGATTTAGCTCGAAAAAGTAATGGTGAAGCAATAATTTTACACGTAATTAGTAGCAGTAACGACTTAGAAATTGAGCAACTAAAAAAACAAACCAAGCGCTTACTTGCCGACATTCACCATCAATTTATTACCGTCAATGGTTCCGTTGCCGAAACAATTGTCAGCACCGCCGAAGAATATCAAGTCACCGATATAATTATGGGCAAACGCGGACATCAACCGTGGGAAAAGGTGTTAGTTGGTTCGGTTTCCCAAGCAGTTTTAGAAACAAGTTCAATTCCCGTAATTTTAGTTGAAAATAAAGTTTGTTCAGTGAATTAA
- a CDS encoding FmdB family zinc ribbon protein: protein MPLYEFRCESCGNFEVWRSLAEYDNPTYCPTCEAAAKRIFSPPNINLNSGGVKRREIKEPELIKREVKAKKTSYKSQACGRPWMISH from the coding sequence ATGCCTTTATACGAATTTCGTTGCGAAAGTTGCGGGAATTTTGAAGTTTGGCGATCGCTAGCTGAATATGACAATCCTACTTATTGTCCCACCTGCGAAGCTGCTGCCAAGCGGATTTTTTCGCCACCAAATATAAATTTAAATTCTGGTGGTGTAAAACGTAGGGAAATCAAGGAACCAGAACTAATTAAACGTGAGGTTAAAGCTAAAAAAACTAGCTATAAAAGTCAAGCTTGCGGACGACCTTGGATGATTAGTCATTGA
- the fmdA gene encoding formamidase yields MPEVLFKVDLTKPMTEQEVVGHNRWHPDIPAIASVNPGDIFRIECKDWTDGQIKNNDSPDDIRDVDLTVVHVLSGPIHVNGAEPGDILVVDLLDIGALQGDEWGFTGIFARDNGGGFLTDHFPKAAKAIWDLQGIYTSSRHIPGVRFAGITHPGLIGCAPSAELLSMWNKREAELVKKGGPAWKPEIPPLAALPNPENAILGSLKGAEFKRVAAEAARTVPPREHGGNCDIKNLSKGSRIYFPVYVDGAKLSMGDIHFSQGDGEISFCGAIEMSGYIDLHVDIIKGGVEKYGLINPIFKPGPVEPRYSEYLVFEGISVDEFSGEQYYLDAHVAYRRACLNAIEYLKKFGFTGEQAYLLISSAPVEGRISGIVDIPNACCTLAIPTEIFEKSILPT; encoded by the coding sequence ATGCCAGAAGTTCTTTTCAAAGTTGACCTGACTAAACCGATGACAGAACAGGAAGTAGTCGGTCATAATCGTTGGCATCCCGATATACCAGCCATTGCTTCTGTCAATCCGGGAGATATATTTAGGATTGAGTGCAAAGATTGGACGGACGGACAAATTAAAAATAACGATAGTCCTGACGATATTCGCGACGTAGATTTAACAGTAGTTCATGTTCTCAGTGGACCTATTCATGTTAATGGTGCGGAGCCAGGAGATATCTTAGTAGTAGATCTCTTAGATATTGGCGCTTTACAAGGAGATGAATGGGGTTTCACGGGAATTTTTGCGCGAGACAATGGCGGTGGTTTTCTAACAGATCATTTCCCGAAAGCAGCGAAAGCAATTTGGGATTTACAAGGCATTTATACCAGTTCTCGCCATATCCCAGGAGTGCGTTTTGCGGGGATTACTCACCCTGGTTTAATCGGTTGTGCGCCTTCAGCAGAATTATTATCTATGTGGAACAAACGGGAAGCAGAATTAGTTAAAAAAGGAGGTCCAGCCTGGAAACCAGAAATTCCTCCTTTAGCCGCTTTGCCTAATCCAGAAAATGCGATTTTAGGTTCTTTAAAAGGGGCAGAATTTAAGCGAGTTGCGGCGGAAGCGGCGAGGACAGTTCCACCTCGCGAACATGGCGGAAACTGCGATATTAAGAACCTTTCCAAAGGTTCGCGGATTTATTTTCCGGTCTATGTTGATGGGGCAAAACTATCAATGGGAGATATTCATTTTTCCCAAGGAGACGGCGAAATTTCTTTCTGCGGTGCGATCGAAATGTCTGGTTATATCGATTTGCACGTCGATATAATTAAAGGTGGTGTCGAAAAATATGGTTTAATTAACCCAATTTTTAAACCGGGTCCTGTTGAACCTCGCTACTCAGAATATTTGGTCTTTGAAGGAATTTCTGTTGACGAATTTAGCGGCGAGCAATATTATTTAGATGCTCATGTTGCTTATCGTCGGGCTTGTTTAAATGCGATTGAATATTTGAAGAAGTTTGGATTTACTGGCGAACAAGCTTATCTATTAATTAGTTCTGCGCCAGTGGAAGGTCGAATTAGCGGTATAGTTGACATACCCAATGCTTGTTGTACTTTAGCTATTCCGACGGAAATTTTCGAGAAAAGTATTTTACCAACTTAA
- a CDS encoding SPL family radical SAM protein, which yields MMGKLLYEGYSSGKYDFAVREKFAQANIYAKNSQSILSKATGFINVYDFTLNPYRGCQYGCSYCYAAAFSPNSKMRDDWGKWVIVKANAAELLEKELVKWYQSNSRSPSIYMSSVTDPYQPIEAQEKLTRQLLEIMIIYKPKLVIQTRSPMITRDIDLLQRIKHLRINMSILTGSERVRKDFEPMSPSIKARLHAVKKIKQQIDPWKGYVPKISVTVTPLLPTFPEEQADFINSLAVADRVVIQEFHAQNQGRSLIASTRQEALTLTKKYAWWYDNEQQSYHQFKQQLHELLTGVEIKEGKEGFTYE from the coding sequence ATGATGGGAAAACTTCTCTATGAAGGTTATTCTTCAGGTAAGTATGATTTTGCAGTTCGGGAAAAGTTTGCTCAGGCAAATATTTATGCTAAGAATTCTCAATCGATTTTGAGTAAAGCAACGGGTTTTATTAATGTTTATGACTTTACTTTAAATCCTTATCGCGGTTGTCAATATGGATGTAGTTATTGTTATGCTGCGGCTTTTAGTCCTAATTCTAAAATGCGCGATGATTGGGGGAAATGGGTGATTGTTAAAGCTAATGCTGCTGAGTTATTGGAAAAAGAATTAGTCAAATGGTATCAGTCAAATTCTCGTTCTCCTAGCATTTATATGAGTAGTGTGACTGACCCTTATCAACCTATCGAAGCTCAAGAAAAATTAACCAGACAGTTGCTAGAAATTATGATAATATACAAGCCAAAATTAGTTATTCAAACTCGCAGTCCGATGATTACTAGAGATATCGATTTGTTACAAAGAATTAAACATTTGCGAATTAATATGAGTATTCTCACGGGAAGCGAACGAGTGAGGAAAGATTTTGAACCGATGTCGCCAAGTATTAAAGCCAGATTACACGCGGTAAAAAAGATTAAGCAGCAAATCGATCCTTGGAAAGGTTATGTACCTAAAATTTCGGTTACTGTGACGCCTTTGCTTCCTACTTTTCCAGAGGAACAAGCTGATTTTATTAATAGTTTAGCTGTTGCCGATCGCGTAGTCATCCAGGAATTTCACGCCCAGAATCAAGGGCGATCGCTAATTGCTTCGACTCGTCAAGAAGCCTTGACATTAACAAAAAAGTATGCTTGGTGGTATGATAACGAACAACAAAGTTATCACCAGTTTAAGCAACAGTTACACGAGTTGTTGACTGGGGTTGAGATTAAGGAAGGTAAAGAAGGTTTCACCTATGAGTAA
- a CDS encoding photosystem II assembly protein → MSNILVNWWRSRQFQAALKRGNERQAQQILQIIETSGAKLSLLQKLYKKQLKTEQSLAFYQRELAAVGNRLQATLQEDNYLIPDQNFIQFIRNSFKFIEHDKAILQCTGIEAKVFDDFEDNLAQFLLADFQKRKPDALKNKLNKAIQDLEQLKRGGDPKYDLSLSPHVYLMKYFLENVYCSYLAWFLIYETGLLPKNMRILDIAAGPGTVAYGLALLLQSMSSFENLPQTHISYYSLEQQPQLQFRGLQFWRHYIEPQQKATNAYFRFDTADIFDYASNQNKIPNNFFDFIVISHCFFYDHERRIKANKIYQSVFQEKLAQEGYVLLIVQGRKLFNSYNIPQTEDIYREQDLIQMFLTELGLQLEWYKYLTSTDRRIPICGTNFYNFARQNLPDLKYMNPLKRKYLNLGFDANYVIDDYVILAKR, encoded by the coding sequence ATGAGTAATATTTTAGTGAACTGGTGGCGATCGCGGCAATTTCAAGCAGCACTCAAACGCGGAAATGAACGACAAGCACAACAAATTTTACAAATAATTGAAACTTCTGGTGCAAAACTTTCTCTGTTACAAAAACTCTATAAAAAACAGCTTAAAACTGAGCAAAGTTTAGCTTTTTATCAGCGAGAATTAGCCGCAGTAGGTAATCGTTTACAAGCAACTCTCCAAGAAGACAACTATTTAATTCCCGATCAAAATTTTATCCAGTTTATTCGTAATAGTTTCAAATTTATCGAACATGACAAAGCTATTTTACAATGTACTGGTATCGAAGCAAAGGTTTTTGATGATTTTGAAGATAACTTAGCTCAATTTTTACTAGCAGATTTTCAGAAAAGAAAACCAGATGCTTTAAAAAACAAATTGAATAAAGCTATTCAAGATTTAGAACAACTGAAGCGAGGTGGAGATCCTAAATACGATCTCAGTTTGAGTCCTCATGTGTATTTAATGAAATATTTTTTAGAAAATGTTTACTGTAGTTATCTAGCATGGTTTCTCATTTATGAAACAGGTTTATTACCCAAAAATATGAGAATTCTCGATATAGCTGCGGGTCCGGGTACAGTCGCTTATGGACTCGCTTTGTTATTACAAAGTATGAGTAGTTTTGAAAATTTACCACAAACCCATATTTCTTATTATTCTTTAGAACAACAACCCCAGCTACAATTCAGAGGACTTCAATTTTGGCGACACTATATTGAACCTCAGCAAAAAGCTACCAATGCTTACTTTCGTTTTGATACAGCAGACATTTTCGATTATGCTAGTAACCAAAATAAAATTCCTAATAACTTTTTTGATTTTATTGTGATTTCTCACTGTTTTTTTTACGACCATGAAAGACGAATAAAAGCTAACAAAATTTATCAAAGCGTTTTTCAAGAAAAACTGGCACAAGAAGGATATGTTTTATTAATTGTTCAAGGAAGAAAGTTATTTAACAGCTATAATATTCCCCAAACTGAAGATATTTACCGAGAACAAGACTTGATTCAAATGTTTCTGACTGAGTTGGGGTTACAGTTAGAGTGGTATAAATATCTTACTTCAACAGATCGCCGGATACCTATATGTGGAACTAATTTTTATAACTTTGCTAGACAAAACTTACCAGATTTAAAGTATATGAATCCTTTAAAGCGAAAATATTTAAACTTAGGATTTGATGCTAATTATGTTATTGACGATTATGTTATTTTGGCAAAAAGATGA
- a CDS encoding urease accessory protein UreD has product MNQNNEINSRKNWHGSLNLVYSKREDTTLVTYSQQQAPLKVQRPFYPEGKQICHSIILHTAGGIVGGDRLSQNIHLEGNSQSLITTAAASKIYRSNGQQARQSIKINLEAGAVLEWLPQETIVFNRANYRQDLRVELAAEACWLGWEIVRFGRTARGEKFVQGEWRSHTEVWQNGQPLWIDRQWLPGSEATFHHPHGLAGKPIVGTLIWLGKPVTEEIVTKARNLWNPETASDAGVTTTQGEGLLCRYRGSAIAEVRHWFREVWHLLRLYKLERPPIKPRIWQL; this is encoded by the coding sequence ATGAATCAAAACAATGAGATAAATTCTCGGAAAAACTGGCACGGAAGTTTAAACTTAGTTTATAGCAAACGCGAAGATACTACTTTAGTAACTTATTCTCAACAACAAGCACCTTTGAAAGTGCAACGCCCGTTTTATCCGGAAGGAAAACAAATTTGTCACAGCATAATTTTACACACTGCTGGTGGAATTGTCGGCGGAGATAGGCTCAGCCAAAACATCCATTTAGAAGGTAATTCTCAGAGTTTAATTACTACGGCGGCGGCTAGTAAAATTTATCGTAGTAACGGACAACAAGCGAGACAAAGTATTAAAATAAATTTAGAAGCTGGTGCTGTTTTAGAATGGTTGCCTCAAGAAACAATTGTTTTTAATCGAGCAAATTATCGCCAAGATTTACGGGTAGAATTAGCAGCAGAAGCTTGTTGGTTAGGATGGGAAATTGTGCGTTTTGGACGTACTGCGAGAGGTGAGAAATTTGTCCAGGGAGAATGGCGAAGTCATACCGAAGTTTGGCAAAATGGACAGCCTTTGTGGATTGACAGACAGTGGCTACCGGGAAGCGAAGCAACGTTTCATCATCCTCACGGTTTAGCCGGGAAACCCATCGTCGGGACGTTAATTTGGCTAGGAAAACCCGTAACTGAAGAAATTGTTACGAAAGCAAGAAATCTTTGGAACCCAGAGACGGCAAGCGATGCAGGAGTTACGACTACCCAAGGAGAAGGATTATTATGTCGCTACCGTGGATCGGCGATCGCAGAAGTGAGACACTGGTTTAGGGAGGTTTGGCATTTGCTACGTCTCTATAAGTTAGAACGTCCTCCTATCAAACCACGTATTTGGCAACTGTAA
- a CDS encoding HepT-like ribonuclease domain-containing protein translates to MFIDEGTALNHMLDAAQEAVSFTYNRSRTDLDYDRMLTLALLKDLEILGEAASRITTHRQYAFPQISWRKILQMRANFIDAYFEINLDEIWRTATVDLPPLIIELEKIITDNYKK, encoded by the coding sequence ATGTTTATCGACGAAGGAACCGCCTTGAATCATATGTTGGATGCAGCCCAAGAAGCTGTCTCTTTCACTTATAATCGCAGCAGAACCGATCTAGATTACGATCGGATGTTAACCTTAGCTTTGCTGAAAGATTTGGAAATTCTCGGTGAAGCAGCTTCGAGGATTACTACTCATCGTCAATATGCTTTTCCTCAAATTTCTTGGCGAAAAATTCTCCAAATGAGGGCTAACTTTATTGATGCCTATTTTGAGATTAATTTAGATGAAATTTGGCGAACTGCTACCGTCGATTTACCACCGCTAATTATCGAACTAGAAAAGATAATTACTGATAATTACAAGAAATAG
- the ureA gene encoding urease subunit gamma has protein sequence MQLTPQEKDKLLIFTAALLAERRKEKGLKLNYPEAVAYISAAILEGAREGRTVAELMSYGTTLLKRNDVMEGIPEMVKEVQVEATFPDGTKLVTVHDPIR, from the coding sequence ATGCAACTGACACCACAAGAAAAAGACAAATTACTAATTTTTACGGCAGCTTTACTAGCAGAAAGACGCAAAGAAAAAGGGTTGAAATTGAATTACCCGGAAGCCGTAGCCTATATTTCGGCGGCAATTTTAGAAGGAGCGAGAGAAGGAAGAACTGTAGCTGAATTGATGAGTTATGGGACAACTTTACTTAAGAGAAATGATGTGATGGAAGGTATACCGGAAATGGTGAAAGAAGTGCAGGTAGAAGCGACTTTCCCTGATGGAACTAAGTTAGTTACAGTTCACGATCCTATTCGTTAA
- a CDS encoding urease subunit beta, which produces MIPGEMFIAEGEIELNAGRPTVKVLVGNTGDRPIQVGSHFHFYEANEALNFTRETTKGMHLNIPAGTAVRFEPGDEKEVELVPFVGSREVYGLNGKINGKLDE; this is translated from the coding sequence ATGATTCCCGGAGAAATGTTTATTGCTGAGGGCGAAATAGAATTAAATGCTGGTCGTCCAACGGTGAAAGTGTTAGTAGGAAATACTGGCGATCGCCCAATTCAGGTGGGTTCTCATTTTCACTTTTACGAAGCAAATGAAGCCTTAAATTTTACTCGTGAAACTACTAAAGGAATGCACTTAAATATTCCCGCAGGAACCGCAGTCCGTTTTGAACCTGGTGATGAAAAAGAAGTGGAGTTAGTTCCTTTTGTTGGCAGTCGGGAAGTCTATGGTTTAAATGGTAAAATTAATGGTAAGTTAGACGAATGA
- a CDS encoding phytanoyl-CoA dioxygenase family protein: MIDLANTGSIVKEIVEGQGYVLLPEVITKEEAENARSRLLQQAEIARKTGTLLTEGKHRERIYGLIFKGEIFELMVQHPRVLEVVETILGSEITLGGFSAHILHPGATNMGVHVDYPYWAMEPPFPAHPILEVQTIWLVEDFTEDNGAPFFAPGSQKLSCKPDIKQFHQIAEKITGKAGSVVISHGLCWHDTSTNTTQEPRVSILGNYTPKFIHPLEDNLYEVRPEVLEQASPKLQKLLRYRLKSTEEPIFKM; the protein is encoded by the coding sequence ATGATAGACTTAGCAAATACGGGGTCAATTGTCAAGGAAATTGTTGAAGGTCAGGGTTATGTGTTGCTTCCTGAAGTCATAACTAAGGAAGAGGCAGAAAACGCGCGATCGCGGCTTCTGCAACAGGCTGAAATAGCCCGCAAAACAGGAACTCTCCTCACCGAAGGTAAACATCGGGAACGAATTTATGGTTTAATTTTCAAAGGTGAAATCTTTGAATTAATGGTACAACATCCGCGAGTTCTCGAAGTAGTTGAAACTATTTTAGGTTCAGAAATAACTCTCGGTGGTTTTTCGGCTCATATTCTCCATCCTGGTGCTACAAATATGGGAGTTCATGTAGATTATCCTTATTGGGCGATGGAGCCACCTTTTCCCGCTCATCCCATCTTAGAAGTACAAACTATTTGGTTAGTTGAAGACTTTACTGAAGACAATGGTGCGCCCTTTTTTGCCCCTGGTAGTCAGAAATTATCTTGCAAACCGGACATCAAACAATTTCACCAAATAGCTGAGAAAATTACTGGAAAAGCCGGCTCGGTAGTCATTTCTCATGGTCTTTGTTGGCATGATACCTCAACTAATACTACTCAAGAGCCAAGGGTGTCAATCCTGGGTAACTATACGCCCAAATTTATCCATCCTCTCGAAGATAATTTATACGAAGTGCGCCCAGAAGTGCTAGAGCAAGCTAGTCCTAAATTGCAAAAACTGCTGAGATATCGGTTAAAATCAACTGAAGAGCCAATTTTTAAGATGTAA
- a CDS encoding SDR family NAD(P)-dependent oxidoreductase: MNKSGRVAGKIALVTGAASGIGKATAQLLAKEGAKVALTDIDGEKVATTAKEIADTENEAIGFALDVTSAAAWESGIEKICQTWNCLDILVNNAGISFAKPVTEMSLTEWRQVIAINLDGVFLGTKSAIPAMRKTGGGSIINLSSASGIKASANASAYCASKAAVRLFSKTIALECAQNNDNIRVNTVVPGAVATPMWKNQDWWADLEAKSGGESQAWESISTTIPLKRFAQPEEVAAAILYLASDESSYVTGTEIVIDGGYLA, translated from the coding sequence ATGAACAAAAGCGGTAGAGTTGCAGGCAAAATTGCTTTAGTTACAGGTGCGGCTTCCGGAATAGGTAAAGCGACAGCACAACTATTAGCAAAAGAAGGTGCAAAAGTAGCATTAACCGATATTGATGGGGAAAAAGTAGCAACTACCGCTAAGGAAATTGCTGACACAGAAAATGAAGCTATTGGTTTCGCTTTGGATGTGACTTCCGCAGCAGCTTGGGAAAGCGGGATCGAGAAAATATGCCAAACTTGGAACTGTCTTGATATCCTAGTTAATAATGCTGGAATATCTTTTGCTAAACCTGTTACTGAGATGAGTTTAACTGAATGGCGACAGGTAATAGCAATCAATTTAGATGGCGTATTTTTAGGGACAAAATCGGCAATTCCTGCGATGAGAAAAACTGGGGGAGGTAGTATTATTAATCTCTCCTCAGCTTCGGGAATAAAAGCCAGTGCGAATGCTTCTGCTTATTGTGCTAGTAAAGCAGCAGTGCGTTTATTTTCTAAGACAATAGCCCTCGAATGCGCCCAAAATAATGATAACATTCGCGTTAATACTGTAGTGCCGGGAGCAGTAGCTACGCCGATGTGGAAAAATCAAGATTGGTGGGCAGATTTAGAAGCAAAATCAGGTGGAGAAAGCCAAGCTTGGGAGTCGATTTCTACTACTATACCTTTAAAAAGATTCGCTCAACCAGAAGAAGTTGCTGCGGCGATTTTGTATCTCGCTAGTGATGAATCTAGTTATGTTACGGGGACAGAAATAGTTATTGATGGTGGCTATCTAGCTTAA